Within the Dolichospermum compactum NIES-806 genome, the region ATCAGCAGTTTGAAATCTATCCTCTACTCTAAATTGCATTCCTGTGAGAATAACTTTTTCTATTAAGGAACTTAAATTAGGGCGTAATTGTCGGGGTGATATTAATTTATCCACAGAACTACCTTGTAAAAAAGCACTGGCTCTATCTGTGGCTTCTATTGGTAATTTTCCCGTTAATAATTCATACATTGATGCACATAAAGCATAAAGGTCTGTACTAGGAAAACGCTTACTTTTTTGAATATATTGTTCATAAGGTGCATATCCAGGGGTTAATATTCGGGTCATATCCCCAGTTTGACCGGCAATAAATTCTCTAGCTGCGCCAAAATCAATTAAGACAGCTTTATTAGGAGGAACAATAATAATATTTTCTGGTTTGATGTCTCGATGCAGTAAATTATGACTATGAATAACTTTTAAAGCATCAGCAATTTGCATAAAGTAATTTTTAACTCGATTTTCTTCTAGTGTTCCTGTTTCTAGCAATATTTTATCTAATGATTTACCAACAAGTAATTCCATTACCATGTATGCGGTATCATTTTCTGTAAACCATTCATAAATTTTAGCGATATGAGGATGAACACATTTTTGTAAATAGTTAGCCTCTAATTGAAATTGTTGCAGTTGTTGTTGACGCTGCACAGGGGTAATGGACATTGGCCACAGAACTGTATTACCTTGTCTAGCAGCATTTTCTGTCCATAATTCTTTAATGGCAACTTTGGTAGAGTTGGAGATGTAAGTGGCTGCATAAGTAATCCCAAAGCCACCTTGTCCTAATATGTTCTCTATTCTATATCTGCCATTTTTTAATAATGTTCCTGGGGATAAATGCAGATTTGATGTGGCGGAAGAAGAGGTTAAAGGTGTACCGCAAGCGATACAGCTAGTTTCATGATCGTAGTTATCTGTGAGACAGGTTGGACATTGAATAGACATAATTGGTAATTGGTAATTAATGAGAATAAGATCCCCGACTTATTAAAGAAGTCGGGGATTTATGAATTGACTGAAAATTGTAATGCTAAAAGGGTGGCGTTATCAGACGCACCACGTTCTAAAACTTTATTAATAGTCAAATTAACTGATATTTGTAGGTTTTGATCAGGGGTGAAAATTTCCGCTAGTTCATTTTTAGGCACTAAGTCCCAAACCCCATCCGAACATAGTAAAATAATATCTTCATGTTCTAATCGCATAGATAATTCTGGAGTAGTTTGTTTTAGATCTTGGACGTAACCATCACTTAATCTGCGTTTTGTACCGATGGATTTTGTCAGAACATTTCTATCTGGATGTTCTAAACTTTGGCTTGGTGTAATTTGTCCACTGGCTACTAACATAGCAACAAGAGAATGATCTTGACTGAGTTGTTTTATTTCTCCTTGTCGTAGTAAGTAAATGCGACTATCACCAACATGACTAATTATTAATTGTTGGGATACAGCTAAAATGATGCTGAGGGTTGTTCCCCCATCTTTAACTTGATTTGATACTGTTTCATTGGCTTGAATAAATAGGTTTTCTAGCCATTCTTGGTATTGTTCTATGGTTTGATTTTGGAAGAAGATGGGTGTTTCTAAAACTGTTTTTATTGCTAATTGACTGGCTAATTCGCCTTGAGACATTCCTCCCATACCATCAGCGATCGCAGCTAAGAGGATGGTTTCTCTATCACTGATTTTCTGTTGTTTAATGCCATAGTTATCTTCATTTTGTAAACGGTTTATTGATAGTCCAACGGTAGAACTACTGGCTATTTGCCAGTTAATTTTGGGTGTGCTAATGTTTTGGCGGGTGCGAACTAATATTTTTAATAGTTGTTCTAGAGGAAATCTTTCTTCTGGCAGGGAAGATAAACAAATTT harbors:
- a CDS encoding PP2C family protein-serine/threonine phosphatase, yielding MTNQNPLIIKENICFQIDNLQIEIISYLGQLTPDIYYFQVNIISEKPGLLRIGATNSALNRELELRKRLGDYKLVTELLAHSQDNITIEIKPQNIPEIATIFSPIPEIDTASESLEDEYLEDEYLEKEYLEDEYYPETEISTNISNQKLILLTYLPKENQTLETWLKTEHSLEESIFLTSQICQLCRYLYQREWCFINILPQFIQMGTPIQFFDITSAYPLGETLNSGLIGTYCAPELAYCKNPIHETMSSYTVAALLYQIIHNKTLSTDQTIEIQINPIPIIYQILKICLSSLPEERFPLEQLLKILVRTRQNISTPKINWQIASSSTVGLSINRLQNEDNYGIKQQKISDRETILLAAIADGMGGMSQGELASQLAIKTVLETPIFFQNQTIEQYQEWLENLFIQANETVSNQVKDGGTTLSIILAVSQQLIISHVGDSRIYLLRQGEIKQLSQDHSLVAMLVASGQITPSQSLEHPDRNVLTKSIGTKRRLSDGYVQDLKQTTPELSMRLEHEDIILLCSDGVWDLVPKNELAEIFTPDQNLQISVNLTINKVLERGASDNATLLALQFSVNS